The Pseudomonas baetica genome includes a region encoding these proteins:
- a CDS encoding TnsA endonuclease N-terminal domain-containing protein, protein MAVRKVVTRSSCHFRGYFPSLKNGHPVAWESQLEGGFFRLLELSPDVVRYEVQPSRERFRLGDSLVDYVPDLRVFLVNGGEWWFEVKPEKKLLIRSVKQKLDAAKVHFSATNRNFSVVTDSQIWREPLAKNLRNILYHRRGPLPSNSDRAQVFLKLNKYEPQIFGEVVSIYGEMEAWRLLGLCIIGVDLEKPLTQKTQVFLSGGHRHANLFA, encoded by the coding sequence ATGGCAGTACGTAAGGTGGTTACTCGCAGCTCATGTCATTTCAGGGGCTACTTCCCTTCTCTGAAAAATGGTCATCCCGTGGCCTGGGAGTCCCAGCTGGAGGGAGGATTTTTTCGGTTACTCGAGCTATCCCCAGATGTTGTTCGCTATGAAGTGCAGCCATCTCGGGAAAGGTTTCGATTGGGCGATTCGCTCGTAGATTACGTTCCTGATCTCCGCGTTTTTCTCGTAAACGGTGGAGAGTGGTGGTTCGAAGTGAAGCCAGAGAAAAAGCTTCTGATCAGAAGCGTTAAGCAAAAATTGGATGCAGCCAAGGTCCACTTTTCTGCAACTAACCGTAACTTTTCAGTAGTTACGGATAGCCAGATTTGGCGAGAGCCACTGGCGAAAAACTTAAGGAATATCTTGTATCACCGACGCGGTCCTTTGCCCTCGAATTCCGATCGTGCGCAAGTTTTTTTAAAACTAAATAAATACGAGCCCCAGATATTTGGAGAAGTAGTATCAATATATGGAGAAATGGAAGCTTGGCGTTTACTAGGGCTATGTATCATCGGTGTGGACTTGGAAAAGCCGCTGACTCAGAAAACACAGGTCTTTCTATCTGGAGGACATCGCCATGCAAACCTTTTTGCTTAA
- a CDS encoding IS4 family transposase, which yields MSVQQDLLDLGDLFNFCDLSTFTQNIPIEWVASALDLSSQATIRRRRLPADQVLWLVLGMALFRDEPVHEVARRLNICAQGLASDHLLARSGVTEARKRLGADPVEWLFRKTGTQWGAQRYPDDAWQDLQVFAVDGALLRTPDTPELRDHFGSGNTSTDRQTPFPMLRLVALMNVRSHLILDAQLSPYRRSEMRLADEFLQQIPDHSVTLFDKGFWSADLMLSLSGDGSHRHWLIPAKKGLVCEEVARYNEHDRLVRMKVSPQARKRNPTLPTHWEAREVSYEIQGKVKTVMTSLPAKIYSTKSVAKLYQERWEIELGFRDIKSSMQQNAMTLRSKKVDLIYQEVWGLLLAYNVIRREASQAAVAFGRAPSDIRFKPACQYIAVQLIVMAAANPVSATGRRLAELRKGVGGLFLDHRPRPSRPRTVKISKTRFPVDRKAAPLK from the coding sequence ATGTCTGTTCAACAGGACTTGCTCGACCTCGGCGACCTTTTCAACTTCTGTGACTTGAGCACATTCACTCAAAATATTCCCATCGAGTGGGTCGCGTCTGCGCTGGATCTGTCCAGCCAAGCCACTATCCGACGGCGTCGCTTGCCTGCCGACCAAGTGCTCTGGCTGGTGCTCGGCATGGCATTGTTTCGCGACGAGCCGGTTCATGAGGTCGCCCGACGTTTGAACATCTGCGCCCAAGGTCTGGCTTCTGACCATCTGTTGGCCCGTAGCGGTGTGACCGAGGCCCGCAAGCGGCTGGGGGCCGACCCGGTTGAGTGGTTGTTTCGCAAAACGGGTACTCAATGGGGCGCGCAGCGCTATCCCGATGATGCCTGGCAGGATCTGCAAGTATTTGCAGTCGATGGTGCGCTTCTGCGCACGCCGGATACGCCGGAGTTGCGAGACCATTTCGGTTCTGGAAACACCTCGACCGACCGCCAGACTCCCTTTCCCATGCTGCGCCTGGTGGCGCTGATGAATGTGCGTTCACACCTGATCCTGGATGCACAGCTTAGCCCTTACCGACGCAGCGAAATGCGTCTGGCCGATGAGTTTTTGCAGCAGATCCCCGACCACTCCGTGACGTTGTTCGATAAAGGGTTCTGGAGCGCCGATCTCATGCTCAGCCTGAGCGGCGACGGCAGTCACCGTCATTGGCTGATTCCGGCAAAAAAGGGATTGGTTTGCGAGGAGGTAGCCCGTTACAACGAGCATGATCGTTTGGTGCGTATGAAAGTGTCGCCGCAAGCCAGAAAGCGAAATCCGACTCTTCCTACACACTGGGAGGCGCGTGAAGTCAGTTATGAAATTCAAGGCAAAGTAAAAACAGTCATGACGTCGTTGCCGGCCAAGATCTACAGCACCAAGTCTGTTGCCAAGCTTTATCAGGAGCGCTGGGAAATCGAATTGGGCTTCAGGGATATCAAAAGCTCAATGCAGCAAAACGCAATGACCTTGCGCAGCAAAAAGGTCGATCTGATCTACCAGGAAGTGTGGGGGTTGTTGCTGGCTTACAACGTGATTCGTCGGGAGGCAAGTCAGGCAGCAGTCGCGTTTGGTCGAGCGCCGTCGGACATCCGTTTCAAGCCGGCTTGCCAGTACATCGCCGTGCAGTTGATCGTGATGGCAGCGGCCAATCCTGTTTCAGCGACGGGTAGACGGTTGGCGGAACTTAGAAAAGGCGTTGGCGGGCTGTTTCTGGATCACCGCCCAAGGCCTTCGAGGCCAAGGACGGTGAAGATTTCAAAAACCCGGTTTCCGGTGGACCGTAAGGCTGCTCCGCTTAAGTGA